The following is a genomic window from Niabella soli DSM 19437.
CAACCTGGAAATTGCTGCCGCTATCAAGGGGTATAATAAAAGTGATATTCCGCGCGTTTTAAAGATCGTTAATCTTTTTGAACGCAAAGATTCTGCGTTCAGTACCTATTCATTGGGAATGAAACAACGCCTCGCAATTGCCGCTGCGCTGCTGGGCGATCCGGAAGTATTGGTATTTGATGAGCCAACAAACGGGCTGGATCCTGCGGGAATTGCCGAAATACGCCAACTGATCCTGGCGTTACATACTTCAGGTAAGACCATCATCATGGCCAGCCATATCCTGGATGAGGTAGAAAAAGTATGTACTCATGTCACTATTATTCAAAAAGGAACCATTAAGGCCAGCGGTACGGTTGCAGAAGTGCTGCATGCAGGAGAACAACAAAACGAAACACTTATTGAGATTGCAGCCGGCGACCTGGCACAATTACAAACAGTGGCACCGGGGTTGCCCGGACTAAAAACGGCAGTCTTAAAACAGGATTTCTTATTATTACACTGCACTGCAACCATAACGCCGGAGGCGATCAATAAATTCTTTTTCGAAAAAGGAATTATTCTCAGCTATCTGTCTATAAAAAAGAAAAACCTTGAAGCCCGCTTTTTGGAGATCACCGGTACTACAAGCGATCGCTAACAATAATACAATAACTATGGTACAGCTTTTTAAAATAGAGTGGTTGAAGATAAAAACCTATCGCACGTTCTGGGTGCTGTTCTGTTCCTTTTTTATTTTTCTTCCGTCGATGTTTCTTTTAGCCGGCGACCGGTTTATGCACCAGTTCCAGGGAAAAACCATGGAAGCAGAGGCCATTAAGCGTTTTATGAACTCGCCTTTTGTTTTTCCTAATGTATGGAGGGGCGCCGCCTGGTTTGGGGGATTGTTCTTTATTATCATCGGTATGTTGTTCATTATGTTGATCACTAATGAGGTGCAGTACCGGACCCACCGGCAGAATATTATCGATGGCTGGAGCCGGATGAATTTTATTGCGGCCAAAGCCTCGCTGTTGCTTTTTTTTGTATTAACCACTACGGTAATGGTGTTCCTTACCGGGCTGGTTTGTGGCTTTTTGTATACGCCCGACCTGGGTTCCGTAAGCGTCTTTGAGAACTTCTATTATGTGGGATATTATGCGCTGATGGCAACCATGTATCTGACCGTAGCCTTTCTTATAGCCATCCTCATCCGGAGAACGGGCCTCGCCGTTATCGTCTATTTCGCTTATGTTTTCATTATCGACAATCTCCTTTGGCTGGCGCTTACCTTTCGCAAAGGGCAGGCCGGCTACTTCCTGCCTTTGGAAAGCTCCGACTCATTAATACCCAACCCGTTTAAACCGGCATTATTAGAAACGCGCACCGTTTCTGATTTAAGTTTGATCTTCACAGCCCTGTGCTACGGAGCAGCAATGGTTTACCTTATTATCCGGTATTATAAAAATGCCGATCTGAAGAGTTAACCTAGCGCCGACCCCACAGGTTTTATTGCCACCTTAAATACCTCTATGAAATAAAAGGCCGGCCCCATTAAATGGGGCCGGCCTGAATGAACGATTTTAAATTTTATTTTTTTCGCGATCCGCCGCGTGGCTTTTTGGGTGTAGGTATATTCATGTGCTGCCCTGCGGCAGGGTCGGTGTGCCCGTGAAAAGGATCATGTGGCTGTTCTTTAAATGCATCCGGGACCGGATCATTCTTTTCCTCAGGGAACGTAATAGTGCCTTCTATAACGGTAATTTCATCGAGCCCTTCCACCACTATATTTTCGTCGGCATTCATGAAATCCGCCACTACGTCCTCATCAATAATGGCTACTTCCGACAATTCCGACGGCTCCATTACCGGCGCTGCAATAATGGGTTCGTCTAAGGGCGGAATGACTTTTTTAGGTGTTGCCTTTTGTGGCGCTTTCTTCTTCTTAACCGGGGTGAGTTTTTTAGGGGCAGGTTGCTGCACTACTGGCTTCCTGGTCACTGCCTCTTTGGGGGCTGTTTTGCGAGCAACGGCTTTCTTTTTGGGTGCTGCCTTTTTTGATGGCGTTGCTTTTGCAGGGGCTGGCTTTTTTGCAGCCGTCTTCTTCGCGGGTGCAGCTTTTGCGGTTCCCTTTTTAGGCACCGCCATTTTTACTACGGGTTTTACCGCAGCTTTCCCGTTGTTTGCTTTATGTGTTTTGGATTTCCCGACCTTTTTTAATTTATCCTTTTTCTTTTCATCCTGCTTTTTCTTGCTGGCTTTAAGAATCAACTTTTGCGCTTTTTTCAGCTCACTTTTTTTTGAGCCCGATTTTTTTGATTTGGCTTTTTTGCCTGTTCCTTTTTTATCAGGCAGCTTTTCTTTTTTTGAAGCCGATTTTTTTTGCTTAGCCATTATTGCAGATTTTAAAATGAATACTAAATTTCTTTATATTGATCGTCACTGATCCAATCCAT
Proteins encoded in this region:
- a CDS encoding ABC transporter ATP-binding protein, producing MSILTTSELSKRYKTVQALNLVNITIPKGCVYGILGPNGSGKTTLLGIVMDVLKATSGAYLWNGQPGSDAQRKRIGTLLETPNFYPYLSAERNLEIAAAIKGYNKSDIPRVLKIVNLFERKDSAFSTYSLGMKQRLAIAAALLGDPEVLVFDEPTNGLDPAGIAEIRQLILALHTSGKTIIMASHILDEVEKVCTHVTIIQKGTIKASGTVAEVLHAGEQQNETLIEIAAGDLAQLQTVAPGLPGLKTAVLKQDFLLLHCTATITPEAINKFFFEKGIILSYLSIKKKNLEARFLEITGTTSDR
- a CDS encoding ABC transporter permease produces the protein MVQLFKIEWLKIKTYRTFWVLFCSFFIFLPSMFLLAGDRFMHQFQGKTMEAEAIKRFMNSPFVFPNVWRGAAWFGGLFFIIIGMLFIMLITNEVQYRTHRQNIIDGWSRMNFIAAKASLLLFFVLTTTVMVFLTGLVCGFLYTPDLGSVSVFENFYYVGYYALMATMYLTVAFLIAILIRRTGLAVIVYFAYVFIIDNLLWLALTFRKGQAGYFLPLESSDSLIPNPFKPALLETRTVSDLSLIFTALCYGAAMVYLIIRYYKNADLKS